From Babylonia areolata isolate BAREFJ2019XMU chromosome 14, ASM4173473v1, whole genome shotgun sequence:
ttaacgtgcgtatttgatcttctgcgtgcgtatactcacgaagagggggtttcaggcactaagcaggtctgcacatcatgctgacctgggagatcgggaaaaaaaaatccactctttactcaccaggcggccgtcaccgagattcgaacccgggaccctcagattgaaagtccaacgctttaaccactcagctattgcgcctgccTCAGTCTCTTCAATCTCTCTCCAGCCGCAGTGTACGCAAATCCCTGGCACGAGTCATGACCTACGTGAACCAGGAGATGAAAAGACACCTGCGAAGGCACTTCCGCTCTCAGAAACACATCTTCAAAGACCTGCGGCCCAAAAAGACCAGGGCCATACGACGTCACCTGACCCCTCACGAGAAAGACCTGAAAACGCCCAAGCAGCAGCGCAAAGAGAGGCTGTaccctgtgcgtgtgtatgccgtCAAAATTTGTAATGgtgtctgaaaaaaagaagaaaaaaaaattgaaaaaaaaaaagaagaagaagaagaagaaattttgaaATTTTATCAAAGGATATGATACTTATACCTGTCTGTGATAGTACAAACATTCGGAATTTTGATCTTATAATGAAATATTTATGTGAAAAATAAACGTGCACAATTTCATCGAAGGACTGTGATGGCACGAACATTCATAATATTTTATCATGTGATGAAATACACATATCTGTCTGTGAAAATTAAACATTCACAATTTTGATCTTGTAAAGAAATATTTTATGTGAAAAATAAACGTGGACAATTTTATCAAGGTATGTAATCTGTCTGTGACACCCACAaacattcataattttttttttatcatgtgatGTAATACACATATCCGTCTATGGAAATCAaacattcataattttttttttaatcatgtgatGTAATACACATATCCGTCTGTGGAAATTAaacattcataatttttttttatcatgtgatGTAATACACATATCCGTCTGTGGAAATTAaacattcataatttttttttatcatgtgatGTAATACACATATCCGTCTGTGGAAATTAaacattcataatttttttttaatcatgtgatGTAATACACATATCCGTCTGTGGAAATTAaacattcataatttttttttatcatgtgatGTAATACACATATCCGTCTGTGGAAATTAaacattcataatttttttttatcatgtgatGTAATACACATATCCGTCTGTGGAAATTAaacattcataattttttttatcatgtgatGTAATACACATATCCGTCTGTGGAAATTAAACAttcatatttttttaaatcatgtgaTGTAATACACATATCCGTCTGTGGAAATTAaacattcataatttttttttatcatgtgatGTAATACACATATCCGTCTGTGGAAATTAaacattcataattttttttttatcatgtgatGTAATACACATATCCGTCTATGGAAATCAAACATTCATAATTTTGATCTTGTGATGACATATCTATGTGAAAAATAAACGCGCAACAATTTTGATCATATGATGAATACTTATCCGCAAAAAAATAAACATTCAGAACTTtggtgttgtgataaaaatacttctttttttctgtttgtgaaatATAAGATTTTCAGAAATTTCATCATGTAATGAAATACACATATTCGTTGGTGGAAAATAAACATTCACATTTTTTATCTTGTGATGACATATCTATGTGAAGAATAAACGCACACAATTTTGATCATGTGATGAAATACTTatctgtgagaaaaaaaagattctgagTTTTGATCATGTAATGACATACTTGTATTATTCTGTGAAAAATAATCATTCAGAATGTTGACCATGTGATGAAATACTATCTGCGTGTGGAGGATAAACACTCAGAATTTTGATCATGTGATGAAATACTTATCCATCTGTGAAAAATAAACATTCAGGATTTTCTTCATGTAATGAAATACTTAATTGTACATCCCATgattgtgtatttgtctgtgaaCGCATTCCggttaatttttttatatttttaataaAAACGTATTCTGGATATAAAACTGTGTGCACGTGCCTTTCCAAGATTATATGCTTGAGTGTGTGTCTCGTATATTCTTTCACGTACATACTTCTGACTGAAGaactaggagagaaaaaaagaagaagaaaaaaagaaaaaaaaacccacaagggtCACTAATGTTCAGTTCAGTATTTGAGTTACCCAAGTTAAGAGCATAATCTGGTATTTACCTTAGAGgttctgagggaaaaaaaagcttATAAACCCACGATGCGTCTGtggatgtgttgctctaattacctgaccaacactacaagtgtctgtatctctcgggcctggttgacgccgaggTGTCATTATAACAGGAAAtgtagagtacagctttgtcacgcagtcccaaaccaaaatggacctccatagcaacatcatcatcatcatcctcttccgtcaccatcatcatgaatatAAATAAAGAAGTCCCAAAGTATGTGgcgtttcatgccctgctgtcatggtgacctcagtttcgatacgcACCCACTTCCGTGCCTGGGGttagtcctgtcaatgtcttcagtgttggcagattcatgggggggctattgtttgagggatgtggtggcggcctccactctgagagggacgctcactcaagtctggctccgcgactgagccatttGTGCCGTctgcagggggcttagtaggcggtgtcctaagtaggttaaatcagaacaggcaccactgaacaccaccgaagtgactcagcagcagtgcagggtctcctctggtgtgttgccccctggcgatctaacatcgatggttccctgcagactgccgacgctaggACTGTgatagacgaacccgggtgtggctgtgaaagtgggaactcggaatgagcggcgtgggagaaatgccactgaaacggtgcagatgatggggcagcaaaaaacaaagaacaacaacaacaagaacaacaacaacaacaacacacacacacacacacacacacacacacaaaacaaacaaacaaaactttcacGTGTTGACAAGCATTTTCCCTTTCACGACTTCACATGCATTCTACTTATCGTGTGTTGTTGATAATACACACGAATCAGAGCAgatactgtggagtgatggcttaaaggcaacgcgtccgcctaagaagcgagagaatctgagcgcattggttcgaatcccatagtttccggtattttcttcccctccactagaccttgagtggcggtctggacgctagtcattcggatgagacaataaaaccgtggtcctgtgtgcagcatgtacttagagcacataaaagaacccacgacaacaaaagggttgtccctggcaatattctgtagaaaaagtctACTTCGACAGGGAAagcaaatgaaattgcaggcaggaaaaaaatacaaataaataaataaataaaggtggcgctctcagtgtagcgacacactctccctaggcagagcagcccgaatttcacacagagaaatatgttgcgacacaaagagagtaacacaatacaatacaatacaacacaatacaatacaatactgatgCAGGTCACCACCAAAATCAAATCAATAATTATTTCTATTCCGACAGCAGAAGGCCACGTCCACAGAATAATTCCATGAAAATCTTCCTCCAACTTTTTgtgtcaagaaagaaagacagatagacagacagacagacagacagacagacaaagcagagtgAAAACACACGCTTACAAGACCAGCATCAGGAAAATGGGTGAAGGGTGTGggtatgtgcaaacacacacacacacacacatacacagacacacacacacacgcacacacaaacaacaaaacaacagcaacaacaacaacatatactcTCCACAACAAATCTCCAGTGAATTGTTTTAATCAGTTCATTAGTGCATCATAAAAATCCGCGGCAGTATGCGATTAAAACCCTGCTAACTGTTGATGAATGACACAAGAGGTCATTATACGATTGCATCATGAAGTATGTGAATTTACAATTAATATTTTGAAGAATAtctcccaatatatatatatatatatatatatatatatatatatatataaatatgtgtgtgtgtgtgtgtgtgtaaatgcaaacatatatatgtatataatatatatatatatatatatatatatatatatatatgtgtgtgtgtgtgtgtgtgtgtctctctctctctctctctctctctctctctgtgtgtgtgtgtgtgtgtgtgtgtgtgtgtgtgtgtgtgtgtgtgtgtgtgtgtgtgtgtgtgtgtgtgtgtgtgtaaaactctgGTTTTAAGGCACATTCCGTGATACTTATGCTGCTGAAGTACACAGGTTTTAGTTGCAAGGGTAAATCTACACACATCAGTGCACGTACTTTGTTGGGTGAAAGCATTACACACTTTACTGGGGTTTCTGACAGAAAGAAGGCCAACAGAGTATATACATGAACCCGAAACACAGATCTATAAACACTTATAACGTTCTGTGATTTGTATCATTTAGTAACACTGCCTTAAATGTGCaacaatgctgtgtgtgtgtgtgtgtgtgtgtgtgtgtgtgtgtgtgtgtgtgtgtgtgtgtgtgtgtgtgtgtgtgtgtgtgttgtgtctgagaTGAAGATAAACatggtgtaaataaacaaaatcaacagGAAAGACTtgttacagttaaaaaaaaaaatcccagaatcATTCTActtacaaaaaaaccaaaccaaaacaaacaaaaacaaaaaaacctatcaAATCTGCTTTCTTCAGGGGCTGTAAACTGACCCGGAAGAATCTTCAGAACAAGATGACATCATCAATAAAGGcagctgttccacacacacacacacacacatggtttcaATGACAATGTAAACATTAAAAGATAAAACTGCACGGTGGTCATGTATTTGAAAGGAAGAATCGAACCAGCTGTTCCACAAAACCATTAATAAAAACTACCATGAAAATGTCATTTCTCAGGACACTGACTGGAACCTGCATGATATGATGATCGTGACATGTCACTGGCCGAACTAAACACAAGATGATCATGACATGTTATTGGCTGAGCTAAACACAAGATGATCACATATTCATTAGCTCAGCTAAACACAAGAGCAACCCTATTCGTCGCTATCTCACAACCGCAGTGTTAAGTCTGAGTGAACATTGATGATCTATTTTTAAAATCTGCTCACTGGCAGGGGATTagggtggggttagggtgtggcgggggttggtgagggggggtgggggggggggatattgaaggaggaaggtgggaggggggagagagaaaaagggggagaaggtgggtggtgagggggatcTGCCTGAATCAggctggaaaggaaaaacatctTTACAGCCCAGCGAAGCTTTAGTTTCACTGTTAAATAAacattactccttttttttttcttcttctccataatCTTTACCAGTTTAGGGCATTGTAATAGACAGCCCTGAAAAGtacttacgaaaaaaaaaaaaagaaaaaaaagaaaaaaaaaaaaaaagaaagaaaaagaaacaacaacatagcaaTGCAGAATGAAAATAGGAAACTGTTCATTTATAACCTCACTGCCCTGTCTACCCATCCCCTGACAAAATACCCCTGTGCCTTAGATTAAGAATTCAAtacaggagagacagatagatagagagacagtcagacagatagagagagagacagacagacaggcagacagacagagacagacagagatataaggGGGGCAAGGGCGCAAAAGTAGGGGCTGTTTATTCCCTGCAAACCTAACATTTGTATGATTTCATCTGAACAGGCTCTTTATCATCAAGTTTGTGTACTAAAAACAAGTATGATATTGCATGACGTAACACCCCTGTGCCTTAAATTCATTacaggcgagagagacagagagagagacagacagagagagagacagacagagacagagagagaaggggacaaagGGGTGGAaatgggtgtggttttttttcccttgtaatTCTAACATTTTGTATAATTTTATTTGAACAAACTCATAATGtactgtaaacaacaacaacaaacaggtaTGATATCGCAGCTATCAAAACACCTGAACGACATCGTAAATTTGTGTTCTTAAGGCATAAAATACGAAAGATGCCTTTCAGAGTTGGCTGCATAGTGGAAAGCATTCCCCGGTCTTTGTTCTGCTTGCTTTTCGGCTTAGCACAAAGAGATAAACAACAAAGAACTTATCCCAgctacagagaaaaaaaaccctataTTCACCACATTCACGTTGTCTTCAACTGCTGTATGCTGTCTAAAGAATGAAAAACTGTGCATGCTACTTTTCAGGAGGCTGAGACAATGTACAACTGTTTTGCAAGCTGTTCAGATAATAATCGTACACTTTTGGCTCTTTTCCTATTCTTTTTGCATGCTCATCATGTTTTCTTTTATCCTTGTACTTGTATATCAAgtgtaacaacatttatatgtgtatagtTTTCTGTGTCTAATAGAACAACGACAGATATGTAAGTAGGCTACTGTTGGAAAAAtacaaattcattcattcatatccaTACTCCTTTCCAGTTTATGGTAATGCGTGCCATGTTGATACATATACCATGCAACAATTTGTAACCCCCAAAATTCTAAACaactataaaaaacaacaacactaagtcCTCTGCCAAAGGTACCATTATGTACAATTAACTACAAAGCAGTGTGTTCGTCTgacgaacatgaagaagaagactatgaAGCGAAAGATATATCGATTTATGCATACATAGGACTTTGTACAACAGTTCACTAAAGGTTTACAAAATGCGTGCACagtaataaaaaaaggaaaattaaaataaaaatctatcagaaaaacaaaaactgacaaacagaaagaagcccttactggtaaaaaaaaaaaaaaaaagacaaaaaaaaaaaagacctgtcagtaaacaaaaactgacacacagaaagaagcccttactggtaaaaaaaagaaaaaaaaagacaaaaaaaaaaagacctgtcagtaaaacaaaaactgacaaacagaaagaagcccttactggtaaaaaaaagaaaaaaaagaaagaaaaaaaaaaagacctgtcagtaaaacaaaaactgacaaacagaaagaagcccttactggtaaaaaaaaaaaaaaaaaaagacaagaaaaaaaagacctgtcagtaaaacaaaaactgacacacagaaagaagccaTCAGTGGTGATGAAAGGAGCTGAAGGAGGGAGAAACCAACATGGATTAAAATCAGACGGTAAATCAAAGATAGAACAACTTACTTCATCATGTTTCACATTGATCACGAAGGCCACAgtggaaaaaagcaaacaaaacaaaacgaaacaacaactaaaaaaaacaaccccccaaaaaaaaacccaacaaaaacaaacaaacaaacaaacacacacacacacacacacacacacacacacaccaccccctaaaATAACACCAAAAACGCCGTTTATATAACGCTGCTTCAGTCGATCATTCTAAATGTTTTGGATCACTATGCCAAAGTatagaaaggaacagagaaagcAAAACTTCCATCTCGCGGTTCCAGCCATACTAGATGACGTCACATCTGTCGTCAAACAGCTTGTTACAGAGAGAAAATTGCCGATATAAAATGCAGATAGAAAAAAGCATTCTCAAaccagtgaaaaagaaaaaaaacaaccccaaaaacgaagaataaaagaaagcatCAGGTAGATTCCAGAAAAAACCAACGAGATTCAGTGACCACATCTATCACTGTAGTCCTCCAATATTAGCATGCTGTAAAGTggcaaaacaaaattaatgttcttCCTGGCCAAAAAATGAgttatacagtaaaaaaaaaaaaaaaaaaaaaaaaaaaaaaaaaaaggaaaaaaagatcaaGAACAGATCGGCatcaaaatgacaacaaaaaatatcTGAAAGAAAATCATGTATATAGTGTCAACAGTGCATCTTCCttccaaataacacacacacacacacacacacgcatatctatatctatctatctatctatctatctatctatatatatatatatatatatagagagagagagagagagagagagagagacattcatgtgaacagacagacagatagacagacagatagacagatacccAAGTTTGCCTTC
This genomic window contains:
- the LOC143289591 gene encoding large ribosomal subunit protein uL29-like isoform X1; this encodes MAKVKARELQGRTKKELVKQVNDLKMELLSLRVKKLTGGSTFKLTKIRSVRKSLARVMTYVNQEMKRHLRRHFRSQKHIFKDLRPKKTRAIRRHLTPHEKDLKTPKQQRKERLYPVRVYAVKICNGV
- the LOC143289591 gene encoding large ribosomal subunit protein uL29-like isoform X2 — protein: MELLSLRVKKLTGGSTFKLTKIRSVRKSLARVMTYVNQEMKRHLRRHFRSQKHIFKDLRPKKTRAIRRHLTPHEKDLKTPKQQRKERLYPVRVYAVKICNGV